From Candidatus Neomarinimicrobiota bacterium, the proteins below share one genomic window:
- a CDS encoding glycosyltransferase family 4 protein gives MKILMILQTNFPPDIRVENEIRSLVKAGHTVHLLCKNSGGEAAQKNWEGATIHRIPWCKKIEIMNSFRQFPIHLNPVWRRMVIRLIDQYSIDVVHVHDLPLAPMAVWAKKRYPVKIIYDMHENYPAALKVWQKKGFENLIKNYRIARLIEKKYLPKFDRLIAVIEENKVRVEKIYGYPGKNIAVVSNLVRLEDFVPNNAYSDINLPEDLKIILYVGGLDSHRGLDVVIRGMNQLISSGEPLYLLIVGGGRYEKTIEELLRDSLHLKGRMHVTGWVPFKYVPWFVSQSDVCVIPQGSNIHTDTTIPHKVFQYCALGKPVVAADAVPMKRIVHDMKAGEIFRSGDIEDFIEKLLRVLQKPDNYGQSGKKAVEEKYNWSWAEKELLRVYSSLS, from the coding sequence ATGAAAATATTAATGATCTTACAAACCAATTTTCCGCCGGATATCCGGGTTGAAAATGAAATCCGGTCTTTAGTAAAGGCTGGACATACCGTTCATCTTTTATGCAAGAACAGTGGAGGGGAGGCGGCACAGAAAAACTGGGAAGGTGCTACCATACACCGCATACCGTGGTGTAAGAAAATCGAGATTATGAACTCTTTTCGTCAGTTTCCGATTCATCTGAATCCGGTATGGCGGAGAATGGTGATAAGATTAATTGACCAATATAGCATTGATGTTGTCCATGTCCACGATTTACCGCTGGCACCCATGGCTGTTTGGGCTAAAAAAAGGTATCCTGTAAAGATAATTTATGATATGCATGAAAATTATCCCGCTGCCCTGAAGGTCTGGCAAAAGAAAGGGTTTGAGAATCTTATTAAAAACTATCGGATTGCCCGGCTTATTGAGAAAAAATATCTGCCGAAATTCGACAGGCTGATTGCTGTCATCGAAGAAAACAAAGTCCGAGTTGAAAAAATATATGGATACCCGGGTAAAAACATAGCTGTAGTAAGCAATTTGGTCCGTTTGGAAGATTTTGTCCCAAATAACGCCTATTCGGATATTAATCTCCCAGAGGATCTGAAAATCATCCTCTATGTGGGGGGATTGGACAGTCATCGTGGTTTGGATGTAGTCATCCGGGGCATGAATCAATTGATATCCTCCGGGGAACCTCTTTATCTCTTGATTGTCGGAGGCGGACGATATGAGAAAACGATTGAAGAATTACTAAGGGACAGTCTGCACCTGAAAGGGAGGATGCATGTGACCGGCTGGGTACCCTTTAAATATGTCCCCTGGTTTGTGAGTCAAAGTGATGTATGTGTTATTCCACAGGGATCCAATATTCATACGGACACAACGATTCCCCATAAAGTCTTTCAGTATTGTGCTCTTGGAAAACCGGTGGTCGCCGCTGATGCAGTCCCCATGAAACGGATCGTTCATGACATGAAGGCGGGTGAAATTTTCAGATCGGGGGATATTGAAGATTTTATAGAAAAATTACTCCGTGTATTACAAAAACCAGATAACTACGGGCAATCCGGCAAAAAAGCTGTCGAGGAAAAATATAATTGGTCATGGGCAGAAAAAGAGCTTTTAAGAGTATATTCATCTTTATCCTAA